From a single Triplophysa rosa linkage group LG1, Trosa_1v2, whole genome shotgun sequence genomic region:
- the cited1 gene encoding cbp/p300-interacting transactivator 1, whose protein sequence is MSSLLLSSSTMKDRDSLSLLHYTGSAKTSPQFSSTALHPSSPVLGKPQPFCLQSGQHLLASMQLQKLNSHYQNLAVSSVATTGPSRAYGTSALSPGQIATPGAAQTPGIIDSDPVDEEVLMSLVVELGLDRANELPELWLGQNEFDFIADVPAGC, encoded by the coding sequence ATGAGCTCACTTTTGCTGTCTAGTTCCACCATGAAGGACCGCGACTCTCTCTCCCTTCTGCATTACACTGGTTCAGCCAAGACCAGCCCTCAGTTCTCCTCCACTGCCCTCCACCCCAGCTCTCCTGTGTTGGGAAAACCCCAGCCCTTCTGCCTGCAGTCTGGCCAGCATCTCTTAGCCTCCATGCAACTGCAGAAACTCAACAGCCACTACCAGAACCTGGCCGTATCCTCTGTAGCTACCACTGGACCCAGCAGAGCATACGGAACGTCTGCGTTGAGCCCAGGACAGATTGCTACCCCTGGGGCGGCACAGACACCTGGGATCATTGATTCGGATCCGGTGGATGAGGAAGTTCTGATGTCACTAGTGGTGGAGTTGGGTTTGGACCGGGCCAATGAGCTCCCAGAACTGTGGCTGGGTCAGAATGAGTTTGACTTCATTGCAGACGTACCAGCTGGCTGCTGA
- the rps4x gene encoding 40S ribosomal protein S4, X isoform, with translation MARGPKKHLKRVAAPKHWMLDKLTGVFAPRPSTGPHKLRECLPLIIFLRNRLKYALTGDEVKKICMQRFIKIDGKVRTDITYPTGFMDVISIEKTGENFRLIYDVKGRFAVHRITNEEAKYKLCKVRKIIIGTKGIPHLVTHDARTIRYPDPLIKVNDTVRIDLDTGKITDYIKFETGNMCMVIGGANLGRIGVITNREKHPGSFDVVHVKDSTGNSFATRLSNIFVIGKGNKPWVSIPRGKGIRLTIAEERDKRLAAKQSSS, from the exons ATG GCCCGTGGACCGAAGAAGCATCTGAAGCGCGTCGCAGCTCCTAAACATTGGATGCTGGACAAACTCACTGGAGTGTTC GCTCCTCGTCCATCCACCGGTCCCCACAAGCTGAGGGAGTGCCTGCCCCTCATAATCTTTTTGAGGAACCGTCTCAAGTACGCCCTGACTGGAGATGAGGTCAAGAAGATCTGCATGCAGAGGTTCATCAAAATCGATGGCAAGGTCCGCACTGATATCACCTACCCAACTGGGTTCATGG ATGTGATCAGCATTGAGAAGACAGGAGAAAACTTCAGACTGATCTATGATGTCAAGGGACGCTTCGCAGTTCATCGCATCACAAACGAGGAGGCCAAG TATAAGTTGTGCAAGGTGAGGAAAATAATCATTGGCACAAAGGGAATCCCACATCTGGTAACCCATGATGCCCGCACCATTCGTTATCCTGATCCTCTGATCAAGGTCAACGACACTGTCCGTATTGACCTGGACACAGGCAAAATTACAGATTACATCAAGTTTGAAACGG GTAACATGTGCATGGTGATAGGGGGTGCTAACTTGGGGCGTATTGGCGTGATCACCAATAGAGAGAAGCATCCCGGCTCCTTCGATGTGGTGCACGTTAAGGACAGTACTGGCAACAGCTTTGCCACCAGGCTCTCCAACATTTTTGTCATTGGCAAG GGCAACAAGCCATGGGTGTCTATTCCTCGTGGAAAGGGTATTCGCCTGACCATTGCCGAGGAGAGAGACAAGAGACTGGCTGCCAAACAGAGCAGCAGCTAA